The genomic DNA CATGAAGATCTCGGACGAGATCGTCGTCCTGAGCTACGGGCAGAAGATCGCCGAGGACCGTCCCCTCGCCATCCAGAAGAACCGGGAGGTGATCCGGGTGTACCTGGGGGACGACGAATGCTGAGGATCAAGAACGTCGAGTCCGGGTACGGCAGGCTGAAGGTGCTCAAGAAGGTCACGATGCACATCGGGGCCGGGGAGATCGTCACGATCATCGGGGCGAACGGCGCCGGGAAGACCAGCCTTCTCAGAACGGTTTCGGGGCTGATCCCGGCACGATCGGGCGAGATCCTCTTCGACATGCAGGATATAGGGGCGCTGCCGACGGAGAGGATCGTCTTCCTTGGCTGCTCGCTCGTGCCCGAGGGGCGCCAGGTCTTCGCTCCCATGACGGTGAAGGAGAACATCCTCCTGGGCGCCTACCCGCAATACCGTAAAAAACGCGGCGATCAGGTCCGGGAGGACCTCGATCGCGCCTACCGGCTCTTTCCCCGCCTGAAGGAGCGCGAGCGGCAGCTCGCCGGCACGCTCTCCGGAGGCGAGCAGCAGATGCTCGCCATCGCGAGGGCGC from bacterium includes the following:
- a CDS encoding ABC transporter ATP-binding protein yields the protein MLRIKNVESGYGRLKVLKKVTMHIGAGEIVTIIGANGAGKTSLLRTVSGLIPARSGEILFDMQDIGALPTERIVFLGCSLVPEGRQVFAPMTVKENILLGAYPQYRKKRGDQVREDLDRAYRLFPRLKERERQLAGTLSGGEQQMLAIARALMARPKLIMMDEPSMGLAPLVIRDIFSIITRLRGEGSTVLLVEQNAKAALGIADRGYVLETGRTIMEGTAEDLLSNREVQRAYLGRDLDAEGTM